From a single Granulicella aggregans genomic region:
- the tyrS gene encoding tyrosine--tRNA ligase has product MSTFAPLEDQLDLITKGTAEILPFEALKERLAASIVSGKPLRIKAGFDPTAPDLHLGHTVLIRKLRHFQQLGHTVIFLIGDSTALIGDPTGRNVTRKPLTPEQIAANAETYKEQVFKILDPVKTEVRYNSEWLDKLGYYDMVKLMAQFTVSQMLEREDFHKRFQAEQPISMHEMLYPVAQGYDSVALECDVELGGTDQKFNLMRGRDLQKHFGQPQQSILMVPILEGLDGVQKMSKSLGNAIGIHEVPNEMYGKLMSISDELMWRYWTLLTDLRQSEIDAMKARVASGELHPMQAKKDLARTITADFHSLEAAEGAAEHWARQFQRRESSEDAPVVRIPVTPELFRHDPSAAADAPKMVKIAKLLQLAGLVASAGEGTRKLAENAVSLNGAKTTAQAESMAVLGDSPVIRVGKKEIRVTWEGA; this is encoded by the coding sequence ATGTCTACGTTCGCTCCGCTTGAAGACCAACTCGATCTCATCACCAAGGGCACCGCCGAAATCCTCCCCTTCGAAGCGCTGAAGGAGCGGCTCGCCGCCTCCATCGTCAGCGGGAAGCCGCTGCGCATCAAGGCCGGGTTCGATCCGACTGCGCCGGACCTGCACCTGGGACATACGGTGCTGATCCGCAAGCTACGGCACTTCCAGCAGCTCGGGCACACGGTGATCTTCCTGATCGGCGATTCGACCGCGCTGATTGGAGACCCGACCGGGCGCAACGTGACCCGCAAGCCGTTGACTCCAGAGCAGATCGCCGCCAACGCCGAGACGTACAAGGAGCAGGTCTTCAAGATCCTCGACCCGGTGAAGACCGAGGTCCGTTACAACTCCGAATGGCTGGACAAGCTGGGCTACTACGACATGGTCAAGCTCATGGCGCAGTTCACGGTCTCGCAGATGCTCGAGCGCGAGGACTTTCATAAGCGCTTCCAGGCGGAGCAGCCGATCTCGATGCACGAGATGCTGTACCCGGTGGCGCAGGGATACGATTCGGTGGCGCTTGAATGCGATGTGGAACTGGGCGGGACCGACCAGAAGTTCAACCTGATGCGAGGGCGTGATCTGCAGAAGCACTTCGGCCAGCCGCAGCAGAGCATCCTGATGGTGCCGATCCTTGAGGGCCTCGACGGCGTGCAGAAGATGTCGAAGTCGCTGGGGAACGCGATCGGCATCCACGAGGTGCCGAACGAGATGTACGGCAAGCTGATGTCGATCTCGGATGAGCTGATGTGGCGGTACTGGACGCTGCTGACGGATTTGCGGCAGTCGGAGATCGACGCGATGAAGGCGCGGGTAGCGAGCGGCGAATTGCATCCCATGCAGGCGAAGAAGGATCTGGCGCGGACGATTACTGCGGATTTTCACTCTCTTGAAGCAGCTGAGGGTGCAGCGGAGCACTGGGCAAGGCAGTTCCAGCGGAGGGAGTCGTCCGAAGACGCGCCCGTCGTGCGTATCCCTGTGACGCCGGAGCTCTTCCGGCACGATCCGTCTGCTGCGGCGGATGCGCCGAAGATGGTGAAGATAGCGAAGCTCCTGCAATTGGCCGGACTTGTGGCATCGGCTGGCGAAGGAACGCGGAAGCTGGCCGAGAATGCAGTAAGCCTGAATGGGGCAAAGACCACGGCCCAGGCGGAGTCTATGGCAGTTTTGGGCGATTCGCCCGTCATCCGTGTCGGGAAGAAAGAGATTCGGGTTACCTGGGAGGGGGCCTAG
- the fabZ gene encoding 3-hydroxyacyl-ACP dehydratase FabZ, which yields MSETEEAAAAVPYKTTMDIGEIMAILPHRYPFLLIDRVIEMERKTRIVAIKNVTANEPHFTGHFPDYPLMPGVLIVEAIAQAGGALLLTEIPDRDSKLMVFTGIDNAKFRRPVVPGDQIRIEVTVINWRRTAVKMLGVATVEGKVACEATVTCMVVPRPAKETAKEATKPAELATVIAQPEVTLA from the coding sequence ATGAGCGAGACAGAAGAAGCAGCAGCAGCAGTTCCGTACAAAACGACGATGGACATCGGCGAGATCATGGCGATCCTGCCGCATCGTTACCCGTTCCTCCTCATCGATCGCGTCATCGAGATGGAGCGCAAGACGCGCATCGTCGCCATCAAGAACGTCACCGCCAATGAGCCCCACTTCACCGGCCACTTCCCCGACTACCCGCTGATGCCCGGCGTACTGATCGTTGAGGCCATCGCCCAGGCGGGCGGCGCTCTTCTGCTCACCGAGATCCCCGACCGCGACTCGAAGTTGATGGTCTTCACCGGCATCGACAACGCCAAGTTCCGCCGCCCCGTCGTTCCAGGCGACCAGATTCGCATCGAGGTCACCGTCATCAACTGGCGCAGGACCGCCGTAAAGATGCTCGGCGTCGCGACAGTCGAGGGCAAGGTCGCCTGCGAAGCGACCGTCACCTGCATGGTCGTCCCACGTCCTGCGAAAGAGACGGCAAAGGAAGCCACGAAGCCTGCTGAATTAGCCACAGTCATCGCCCAGCCCGAGGTCACCCTCGCGTGA
- a CDS encoding SDR family NAD(P)-dependent oxidoreductase, with protein sequence MEPKEQFAKYPSLQDRVVLITGGASGIGEVLVEAFTLQGAQVVFLDIADEAAAALIDRLSPNAEHVPSYVHCDLTDSAQLAEKLAGIIARFGTIDVVINNAGDDTRHKTEDVTPEFWDRCIAVNLKHQFFVSQAVIPGMKWQGRGVILNMSSISWMIPSTGLPVYVASKAAIVGLTRTLAHELGPHGIRVNCILPGAIETARQRKNWYTEEYLNEILKHQSIKRILQPDEVARLALFLAADDSSGITNQSYIVDGGWV encoded by the coding sequence ATGGAACCTAAAGAACAATTCGCGAAGTACCCCAGCCTGCAAGACCGCGTCGTTCTCATCACCGGCGGCGCATCCGGCATCGGTGAAGTGCTGGTCGAGGCGTTCACGCTTCAGGGAGCGCAGGTCGTCTTCCTCGACATCGCCGACGAAGCAGCCGCAGCCTTGATCGACCGCCTCAGCCCAAACGCTGAACACGTACCCAGCTACGTCCACTGCGATCTAACCGACTCCGCCCAACTCGCCGAAAAGCTCGCAGGGATCATCGCCCGCTTCGGCACCATTGATGTCGTCATCAACAACGCAGGCGACGACACCCGCCACAAGACCGAAGACGTCACCCCGGAGTTCTGGGACCGCTGCATCGCCGTCAACCTCAAGCACCAGTTCTTCGTCTCGCAGGCCGTCATCCCGGGGATGAAGTGGCAGGGACGCGGCGTCATCCTGAACATGAGCTCCATCTCGTGGATGATTCCGTCGACCGGGCTGCCCGTCTACGTCGCCAGCAAGGCAGCGATCGTTGGGCTGACGCGCACGCTCGCGCATGAGCTTGGGCCGCATGGAATCCGTGTCAACTGCATCCTTCCCGGAGCCATCGAGACCGCCCGCCAGCGCAAGAACTGGTACACCGAGGAGTATCTGAACGAGATCCTCAAGCATCAGTCGATCAAGCGGATTCTTCAACCGGACGAGGTGGCGCGGCTGGCGCTCTTCCTGGCGGCCGACGACTCAAGCGGCATCACCAACCAGAGCTATATCGTCGACGGCGGTTGGGTGTAA
- a CDS encoding anti-sigma factor family protein has translation MNPPNQFGSAKPSRGGEGTTCAQCEAMLPDWMDHAEGGEMTPKDHAAFELHIATCPECSQMLADAQRGAALLQMLRSPRPEPSSALMDRILANTSGLAGPAKSRVSGVLAMPSLDGAEVEIQSVIPANYILTPAIAQPAFASPAGNVLPFRTPAASRFSLRSITHTMMQPRLAMTAAMAFFSIALTLNLTGVQLNQLSISDLKPSNLRRTFYQADASVVRYYDNLRVVYELESRVQDLKRSSDNSETDGAASGAKANPDSEETKDKSKQDQQHKNAPKAGSGTSQRHDPINQNFRLAAARDQSHPPRRDAFEPALLTGFLERKTVATSNQSKEERQEGVLA, from the coding sequence ATGAATCCGCCAAACCAATTCGGAAGCGCAAAGCCGTCAAGAGGCGGCGAAGGAACCACCTGCGCGCAGTGCGAGGCGATGCTGCCCGACTGGATGGACCACGCCGAAGGCGGCGAGATGACGCCGAAAGACCACGCCGCGTTCGAGCTGCACATCGCGACCTGCCCCGAGTGCAGCCAGATGCTGGCCGACGCCCAGCGCGGAGCAGCCCTGCTACAGATGCTGAGGTCCCCCCGGCCGGAGCCTTCTTCCGCCTTGATGGACCGCATACTCGCCAACACCAGCGGCCTTGCGGGGCCGGCCAAAAGCCGGGTATCCGGCGTGCTCGCGATGCCGTCTCTGGATGGAGCCGAGGTGGAGATTCAGAGCGTAATCCCGGCCAACTACATCCTGACCCCGGCCATCGCGCAGCCCGCGTTCGCATCGCCAGCAGGGAATGTCCTGCCCTTCCGCACTCCGGCGGCGTCACGGTTCAGCCTTCGCTCCATCACGCACACGATGATGCAGCCACGGCTCGCGATGACGGCAGCAATGGCGTTCTTCTCGATTGCCCTGACCTTGAACCTTACCGGCGTCCAGCTAAATCAGCTGAGCATCAGCGACCTGAAGCCCTCGAACCTGCGGCGCACTTTCTACCAGGCGGATGCCAGCGTAGTTCGCTACTACGATAATCTCCGCGTGGTGTACGAGCTGGAGTCGCGGGTGCAGGACCTGAAGCGCTCGAGCGACAACTCCGAGACGGATGGCGCTGCCTCCGGCGCGAAGGCAAACCCTGACTCAGAAGAGACGAAGGACAAGTCCAAGCAGGACCAGCAGCATAAGAACGCGCCGAAGGCTGGCAGCGGTACAAGCCAGCGGCATGATCCCATAAATCAGAACTTTAGATTAGCGGCAGCACGAGACCAAAGCCACCCTCCCCGAAGAGATGCATTTGAGCCAGCTTTGCTCACAGGTTTTCTTGAGCGCAAGACTGTAGCAACAAGCAATCAGTCGAAAGAAGAAAGACAGGAAGGGGTGCTGGCATGA
- a CDS encoding CPCC family cysteine-rich protein yields the protein MVPCPCCGFRTLHQKGGDDICPVCYWQDDGQDDSDADIVRGGPNNLLSLSEARRNFAEIGASDLLFIGNVRAPLPSER from the coding sequence ATGGTTCCTTGCCCATGCTGCGGCTTTCGCACACTGCATCAAAAGGGCGGCGACGATATATGTCCCGTTTGTTACTGGCAAGACGACGGACAGGATGACTCAGACGCGGATATAGTTCGTGGTGGACCAAACAATCTTTTGAGCTTGTCCGAGGCTCGGAGGAACTTTGCAGAAATTGGGGCTTCTGATCTTCTGTTTATCGGCAATGTGCGAGCCCCTTTGCCGAGCGAGCGGTGA
- a CDS encoding MmcQ/YjbR family DNA-binding protein, which translates to MDADQVRKFLLTLPHVVETMQWGDNLVYWVGDKAVGGKMFVLVNLDDSLSHGVISYSAGPERYADLMEIEGLYPAPYMARIHWVAAERWDVFRNAEWQEELRAAHALTYAKHPDRVKATLNLPAAQLKRLVAENTAIRAKKAEAEKAAKAAKKAAKKSAAKAAKAAVEKKKA; encoded by the coding sequence ATGGACGCCGACCAGGTACGCAAGTTCCTCCTCACCCTGCCGCACGTCGTCGAGACTATGCAGTGGGGCGACAACCTCGTCTACTGGGTTGGGGACAAGGCCGTCGGCGGGAAGATGTTCGTATTGGTCAACTTGGACGACTCGCTCTCACATGGCGTGATCTCTTACTCAGCCGGACCGGAACGCTACGCAGATCTGATGGAGATCGAAGGCCTCTATCCCGCGCCCTACATGGCCCGCATCCACTGGGTCGCCGCCGAGCGGTGGGACGTCTTCCGCAACGCCGAGTGGCAAGAGGAGCTTCGCGCGGCCCACGCCCTCACCTACGCCAAGCATCCCGACAGGGTGAAGGCCACGCTCAATCTTCCCGCCGCGCAGTTGAAGCGCCTGGTAGCTGAGAACACGGCGATTCGGGCGAAGAAGGCTGAAGCGGAGAAAGCCGCCAAGGCCGCTAAGAAAGCGGCGAAGAAGAGCGCGGCAAAGGCCGCGAAGGCCGCTGTTGAGAAGAAGAAAGCCTGA
- the lpxA gene encoding acyl-ACP--UDP-N-acetylglucosamine O-acyltransferase, which translates to MSIHPTAIVDEGAIIPASCKIGPFCTIGPNVVLGEECELVSHVVLDGHLTVGKKNRIFSFACIGIAPQDLKYAGEPTRVTLGDNNDIREYVTISRGTVGGGGHTTVGSGCLIMAYTHIGHDSHIGNGCILANSATLAGHVTVEDFAVVGALCPVHQFCRIGKYAYIGGGTTITQDVLPYSLTSIERNNHAYGLNKVGLERKGFTPEQIKELRSAYRLLLASKRNTSQALEAIRESVAASGDEHVAYLADFIANSQRGIIK; encoded by the coding sequence GTGAGCATTCACCCCACGGCGATCGTCGACGAAGGCGCAATCATCCCGGCAAGCTGCAAGATCGGCCCCTTCTGCACCATCGGCCCAAACGTCGTTCTGGGAGAAGAGTGCGAGCTGGTCTCGCACGTCGTGCTTGATGGGCACCTCACCGTCGGGAAGAAGAACCGCATCTTCTCCTTCGCCTGCATCGGCATCGCGCCGCAGGACCTGAAGTACGCAGGCGAGCCGACGCGGGTCACGCTCGGCGACAACAACGACATTCGCGAGTACGTCACCATCTCACGGGGAACTGTTGGCGGCGGTGGCCATACGACTGTCGGCTCCGGCTGCCTCATCATGGCCTACACCCACATCGGCCACGACTCGCACATCGGCAACGGCTGCATCCTGGCGAACTCCGCCACGCTCGCCGGCCACGTCACGGTCGAAGACTTCGCCGTCGTCGGCGCGCTCTGCCCGGTGCACCAGTTCTGCCGCATTGGCAAGTACGCCTACATCGGCGGCGGCACGACGATCACGCAGGACGTGCTGCCTTACTCACTGACCTCGATCGAGCGCAACAACCACGCGTATGGATTGAACAAGGTCGGGCTGGAGCGCAAGGGCTTCACGCCGGAACAGATCAAGGAACTTCGCTCGGCGTACCGGCTGCTGCTGGCCTCGAAGAGGAATACTTCGCAGGCGCTTGAGGCGATTCGCGAAAGTGTTGCGGCGAGTGGGGACGAACACGTCGCTTACCTTGCAGATTTCATCGCTAACAGCCAGCGTGGGATTATCAAGTAG
- a CDS encoding DUF4097 family beta strand repeat-containing protein has translation MSGYPPPYPPPGSRPPYGPNDFRGDWKYQRRILRDQARAQREVFRAQRDAYRAQYRGLRRGSIVGPIMVIAIGVVFLLVQLGKLPSFAVWAWLGHWWPLLLIGVGVIVLIEWGFDQTFRGDTGQPYVRRSLGGGVITLLVFLIIAGGIHQGIQGNFHDGHNFFGDSFNQENIDQFLGDKHESEQTLDQAFAGEGTLQVDNPRGDVTISGTSDDNQIHVTVHKEVYSRSDSDAANKSQQLSPKLDRSGSITHLSLSSLDGARADLVITVPSISSNTVVANHGDVKVSGVRGPVNITSNHGDVELSAITGSVTTHIQNSGSDFSAHSITGPVTLEGRGGSITLSDINGPVSVQGDFFGDTHVEHIRAAFRFHTSRTDFQLARLDGQLDISSEEDLSADQVVGPVVLNTRNRNITLDRVAGDVTVTNKNGKIDLTGAPPLGNVSIENRNGEVSVTVPDQAGFNVQAETTEGDVENDFSLPVSEMGNRKSISGNVGKPAVNIKITTTQEDISLKRASIAPLPPLPPPPPAFTDMPAGAKKAVKDAKKAAAEAQKEAHDAVKAAQQP, from the coding sequence ATGTCTGGCTATCCTCCACCTTATCCCCCTCCCGGCTCGCGGCCTCCTTACGGCCCCAACGACTTCCGAGGCGACTGGAAGTACCAACGTCGCATCCTGCGCGACCAGGCGCGCGCCCAACGCGAAGTGTTCCGTGCGCAACGTGACGCCTACCGCGCACAGTACCGTGGACTTCGCCGCGGCTCCATCGTCGGACCGATCATGGTCATCGCGATCGGCGTGGTCTTTCTCCTGGTGCAGTTGGGCAAGCTGCCAAGCTTCGCCGTGTGGGCGTGGCTGGGCCACTGGTGGCCTCTTCTGCTGATCGGAGTCGGCGTCATCGTCCTGATCGAGTGGGGATTCGACCAGACCTTCCGTGGAGATACGGGACAGCCCTACGTCCGGCGCAGTCTCGGTGGAGGCGTAATCACCCTGCTGGTGTTCTTGATCATCGCGGGCGGAATCCACCAGGGAATTCAAGGTAACTTCCACGATGGTCATAACTTCTTTGGCGACAGCTTCAACCAGGAGAACATCGACCAGTTTCTAGGCGACAAGCACGAGAGTGAGCAGACACTCGATCAGGCCTTCGCCGGCGAGGGCACGCTGCAGGTCGACAACCCACGCGGCGATGTGACCATCTCGGGCACGAGCGACGACAACCAGATCCACGTAACCGTCCACAAAGAGGTCTACAGCCGCAGCGACTCGGACGCGGCGAACAAGTCGCAGCAGTTGAGCCCGAAGCTTGACCGCAGCGGCAGCATTACTCACCTCTCACTGTCATCTCTGGACGGAGCGCGGGCCGACCTGGTCATCACGGTTCCGTCCATCTCGTCGAACACGGTCGTCGCAAACCACGGCGATGTGAAAGTAAGCGGCGTGCGTGGCCCGGTGAATATCACGTCGAACCACGGCGATGTGGAGCTGAGCGCCATCACCGGCAGCGTCACCACCCACATTCAGAACTCAGGATCGGACTTCTCCGCCCACAGCATTACCGGCCCGGTCACACTCGAAGGCCGGGGCGGAAGCATCACTCTCTCGGACATCAACGGTCCCGTATCCGTGCAAGGCGACTTCTTCGGCGACACGCACGTGGAGCACATTCGCGCCGCCTTTCGCTTTCACACCAGCCGCACGGACTTTCAGCTTGCCCGCCTCGACGGCCAGCTCGACATCAGCTCCGAGGAGGACCTCTCCGCCGACCAGGTGGTTGGCCCGGTCGTCCTGAATACCCGCAACCGCAATATCACCCTCGATCGCGTCGCTGGCGACGTGACCGTCACCAACAAGAACGGCAAGATCGACCTGACGGGCGCTCCTCCGCTGGGTAACGTCTCCATCGAGAATCGCAACGGCGAAGTCTCGGTGACCGTTCCGGACCAGGCTGGCTTCAATGTTCAGGCAGAGACCACCGAGGGCGACGTGGAGAACGACTTTTCACTGCCTGTCTCGGAGATGGGCAACAGGAAGTCGATCTCTGGAAACGTCGGCAAGCCGGCGGTAAACATCAAGATCACGACAACGCAGGAAGATATCTCCCTGAAGCGTGCCAGCATTGCACCCCTGCCACCGTTGCCACCACCGCCGCCCGCCTTCACGGATATGCCTGCAGGCGCGAAAAAAGCTGTGAAAGATGCAAAGAAAGCAGCGGCTGAGGCTCAGAAGGAGGCTCACGATGCGGTCAAGGCTGCGCAACAGCCTTGA
- a CDS encoding SDR family NAD(P)-dependent oxidoreductase, which translates to MTSSNTGVPLSLSGRVALITGGSRGIGAASVRLFRKAGAKVAFSYQSAASIANSLAAELGGPDHCIAIQQNLASADDGRALVSSAVTAFGRLDCLVVNHGVWPSHDAPIATMSTEQWRNTLSINLDSAFGLVQAAVAQMLAQPVSGVTNAKGHIVLVASTAAQRGEAFHADYAASKGALVSLTKSLSSELAGQGIYCNCVAPGWVATEMSQAALNDPATSKKLLATIPLGRVGHVDEIAGPILFLCTPLAGFCSGEIFNVNGGAVLVG; encoded by the coding sequence ATGACCTCTTCCAACACCGGAGTTCCCCTATCGCTGAGCGGCCGCGTGGCGTTGATCACCGGAGGCTCGCGCGGTATCGGCGCGGCTTCGGTGCGGCTCTTCCGTAAGGCCGGGGCGAAGGTCGCCTTCAGCTACCAGTCCGCCGCATCGATAGCAAACAGCCTCGCCGCAGAACTCGGCGGCCCCGATCACTGCATCGCCATCCAGCAGAACCTGGCCAGCGCCGACGACGGCCGCGCCCTCGTCTCTTCCGCTGTCACCGCCTTCGGCCGATTGGACTGCCTCGTCGTCAACCACGGCGTCTGGCCGTCGCACGACGCGCCCATCGCGACCATGTCCACCGAACAGTGGCGCAACACCCTCAGCATCAATCTCGATAGCGCCTTCGGCCTGGTGCAAGCAGCAGTCGCCCAAATGCTGGCGCAACCTGTCTCTGGAGTCACGAACGCCAAGGGCCACATCGTCCTCGTCGCCTCCACTGCCGCCCAGCGCGGCGAGGCCTTCCACGCCGACTACGCCGCCAGCAAGGGCGCGCTGGTCTCGTTGACGAAGAGCCTATCTTCAGAACTTGCTGGCCAGGGCATCTACTGCAACTGCGTCGCACCAGGCTGGGTCGCTACCGAGATGTCGCAGGCTGCCCTCAACGACCCCGCTACGTCCAAGAAGTTGCTGGCGACGATTCCGCTGGGCCGGGTCGGCCACGTTGATGAGATCGCCGGGCCGATACTGTTTCTTTGTACGCCGTTAGCCGGATTCTGCTCGGGAGAGATCTTCAACGTGAACGGCGGCGCGGTACTTGTAGGCTAG
- a CDS encoding glycosyltransferase family 2 protein encodes MSRCIQLTIGIPTYNRAGLLAEQLNRLSQEGLGDEVEILVSDNASLDSTVEIAESFRERMGRHFVVATNERNAGFDGNIFTLYKKARGRYLWFLSDDDSFFPGTVARLLQIVRTEKDCGLIALPGFNMLPYESHEGGHIIQLLPWSPTGNAISVVLGQRFRLTANEFERFGLISAASQISHCVVRRGASIDNAERGGGVLQSRIANLNLLSEPHYYILPEPAIKQGDWTEVSNTFMESTLFGIRELYSSADMQFSREVVDFASVQNCLFAIRLLRAHYAGENPTRINFPSVGRGFADRLMRLFGGAYHQLDSAVEDLLDVAKQHQR; translated from the coding sequence ATGTCGCGATGTATTCAACTGACCATAGGCATCCCAACCTATAACCGTGCCGGTCTCCTGGCTGAGCAATTAAATCGGCTCAGCCAGGAGGGACTCGGCGATGAAGTTGAGATCCTCGTCTCAGATAACGCTTCTTTGGACTCCACTGTCGAAATAGCTGAGTCTTTCAGGGAACGAATGGGTCGCCACTTTGTCGTCGCCACCAATGAGCGCAACGCTGGCTTCGACGGAAATATTTTCACCCTCTATAAAAAAGCTCGCGGCCGCTATCTTTGGTTCCTAAGCGATGACGATAGCTTCTTCCCTGGCACCGTCGCCCGACTCCTTCAGATCGTGAGGACCGAAAAGGATTGTGGCCTTATCGCGTTGCCCGGTTTCAATATGCTGCCCTATGAATCCCATGAAGGCGGCCATATCATCCAGCTCTTACCTTGGAGTCCCACCGGCAACGCTATCTCAGTCGTTCTCGGGCAGCGATTTCGTCTCACTGCAAACGAGTTCGAGCGCTTCGGCCTGATCTCTGCTGCGTCACAAATTTCCCATTGCGTTGTGCGTCGCGGTGCAAGCATCGACAACGCCGAGCGAGGCGGCGGCGTACTGCAAAGCCGTATAGCCAATCTCAACTTGCTCAGCGAGCCCCACTATTACATCCTCCCCGAACCTGCTATCAAACAAGGCGATTGGACGGAAGTCTCCAACACGTTCATGGAGTCGACCCTCTTCGGTATCCGCGAACTCTATAGCAGCGCCGACATGCAATTTAGCCGAGAGGTCGTTGACTTCGCCTCAGTTCAAAACTGCCTCTTCGCGATCCGGTTGCTCCGTGCCCACTACGCGGGCGAGAACCCTACTCGCATCAACTTTCCATCCGTTGGCCGTGGATTCGCAGATCGGCTTATGCGGCTCTTCGGAGGGGCTTATCACCAGCTTGACAGCGCAGTAGAAGATCTTCTTGACGTTGCCAAGCAGCATCAACGTTAA
- a CDS encoding DUF2256 and DUF3253 domain-containing protein — translation MPDKKRKPERITPHKDKICKRCGRAFSWRKKWERDWDAVKYCSDACRGEKTAETDAQLEAAILELLAERGRDKTICPSEAAKLVGGKDSRHDWESLMEPARAAARRLVSAGRIVITQKGSVVDPSTAKGPIRLRLP, via the coding sequence ATGCCCGACAAGAAGCGCAAGCCCGAACGCATCACTCCGCACAAGGACAAGATCTGCAAGCGCTGCGGCCGGGCGTTCTCCTGGCGCAAGAAGTGGGAGCGGGACTGGGACGCGGTGAAGTATTGCAGCGATGCCTGCCGCGGAGAGAAGACCGCCGAGACCGATGCTCAACTGGAAGCCGCCATCCTGGAGCTGCTGGCAGAGCGGGGACGTGACAAGACCATCTGCCCGTCGGAGGCGGCAAAGCTTGTCGGAGGCAAAGACTCGCGCCATGATTGGGAGTCGCTGATGGAGCCGGCCAGGGCAGCTGCACGCCGCCTCGTTTCAGCGGGCAGGATCGTCATCACGCAGAAGGGCAGCGTCGTCGACCCATCGACAGCAAAGGGCCCGATCCGTCTTCGTCTTCCGTAA